In Tessaracoccus flavus, the following are encoded in one genomic region:
- a CDS encoding ABC transporter substrate-binding protein yields MKRVLKFGAAAIVGALALSACGGDNTADRTTDPTTAGGETTAAGSEAAVDPGSLETTIKILAPSYSDSSEADWQTIIDKFNEEYPNVDVELQIAGWEGFTQTVQGRIQSNDLPDILNDNAFASAAAEGLLYPIDEVLSQETLDAIEPSLLANGVGTDGVQWAAPDIATARLMAYNKDLFEEAGIEAPPTTWAELEEASAKIVALGDDRYGYGMPLGSEEAQVESSLWLWGAGGDWVDGDTLNADTEAAAEAFAQMKKMHAEGYTQSRLEDNRQDVATLFQNGQLGMMMAHSAIVNDAVDKGIDVGLAPIPSKSGEGVALGVTDFIVAFNNEDADRKAATKAFLDLLYSDEMYEAWYKGTGLLPVTSSMIEKGVSEGDEIEAGFLEALPLVKFLPVGYAEWDALQGALQGEAYKVSTDDPATLLAQIQAMADAQA; encoded by the coding sequence GTGAAGCGTGTTCTCAAGTTCGGCGCAGCCGCCATCGTCGGCGCTCTCGCGCTGTCTGCATGCGGTGGCGACAACACCGCTGATCGGACCACTGATCCCACGACCGCCGGCGGCGAAACCACCGCTGCCGGCAGCGAGGCCGCCGTCGATCCGGGCTCGCTCGAGACCACGATCAAGATCCTCGCCCCGTCGTACTCCGATTCGTCTGAGGCCGATTGGCAGACCATCATCGACAAGTTCAACGAGGAGTACCCGAACGTTGACGTCGAGCTCCAGATCGCGGGTTGGGAGGGCTTCACGCAGACCGTGCAGGGCCGCATCCAGTCCAACGACCTGCCCGACATCCTCAACGACAACGCGTTCGCCTCTGCGGCGGCCGAGGGGCTGCTCTACCCGATCGACGAGGTCCTTTCCCAGGAGACTCTCGACGCCATCGAGCCTTCCCTGCTCGCCAACGGCGTCGGCACCGACGGGGTCCAGTGGGCCGCGCCTGACATCGCGACCGCTCGCCTGATGGCCTACAACAAGGACCTGTTCGAGGAGGCCGGTATCGAGGCTCCGCCCACCACGTGGGCCGAACTCGAAGAGGCGTCCGCCAAGATCGTCGCCCTCGGCGACGACCGTTACGGCTACGGCATGCCGCTCGGCTCGGAAGAGGCTCAGGTCGAGTCCTCCCTGTGGCTGTGGGGCGCGGGCGGCGACTGGGTCGACGGTGACACCCTCAACGCTGACACCGAAGCCGCTGCTGAGGCGTTCGCTCAGATGAAGAAGATGCACGCTGAGGGCTACACCCAGTCGCGTCTCGAGGACAACCGTCAGGATGTCGCCACGCTGTTCCAGAACGGCCAGCTCGGCATGATGATGGCGCACTCCGCCATCGTCAACGACGCTGTCGACAAGGGCATCGATGTGGGCCTGGCCCCCATCCCGTCCAAGTCCGGCGAGGGCGTTGCGCTCGGTGTGACCGACTTCATCGTCGCGTTCAACAACGAGGACGCTGATCGCAAGGCCGCCACCAAGGCCTTCCTCGACCTCCTCTACTCCGACGAGATGTACGAGGCCTGGTACAAGGGCACCGGCCTTCTTCCCGTCACCTCCTCGATGATCGAGAAGGGTGTCTCCGAGGGCGACGAGATCGAAGCCGGCTTCCTCGAGGCTCTGCCGCTGGTCAAGTTCCTCCCCGTCGGCTACGCCGAGTGGGACGCGCTCCAGGGCGCGCTTCAGGGCGAGGCCTACAAGGTGAGCACGGACGATCCGGCCACCCTCCTCGCCCAGATCCAGGCAATGGCTGACGCTCAGGCCTGA
- a CDS encoding carbohydrate ABC transporter permease, with protein MRALPWLVPTLILIFGVVLFPAGLMVYTSFFRFNARGIQRGDEPIGFDNYTGTAGALTFPGVPIQQIIINTLLWVVVVVVVTVLLSLALAQFLNKEFRGRKLIRLFIILPWACSVVMTATVFRYGLDERVGLFNRLLVDTGILDTMQAWTKDPIPAFWVSVFVAIYVSLPFTTYTVLAGLQSVPVDVLEAAHVDGAHSAQRYWFIVLPLLRPAIAVAALINIINVFNSLPILRVLQATPGYHDGHITTTLMYEYQVRLGPGVSSALSVLNFLFCLVIIAIYLAVVRPTKEVA; from the coding sequence GTGCGGGCGCTGCCCTGGCTCGTCCCGACCCTCATCCTGATCTTCGGGGTCGTGTTGTTCCCAGCCGGCCTCATGGTGTACACCTCGTTCTTCCGCTTCAACGCCAGAGGAATCCAGCGCGGCGACGAGCCCATCGGCTTCGACAACTACACGGGCACCGCTGGTGCGTTGACGTTTCCGGGCGTACCGATCCAACAGATCATCATCAACACGCTCCTGTGGGTCGTGGTTGTGGTTGTGGTCACGGTGCTGCTGTCGCTTGCGCTGGCTCAGTTCCTGAACAAGGAGTTCCGTGGGCGAAAGCTCATCCGGCTCTTCATCATTCTTCCCTGGGCCTGCTCCGTCGTCATGACGGCGACGGTGTTCCGCTACGGGCTCGACGAGCGGGTCGGCCTCTTCAACCGTCTGCTGGTGGACACCGGAATCCTCGACACGATGCAGGCTTGGACGAAGGATCCCATCCCTGCGTTCTGGGTCTCGGTGTTCGTCGCGATCTACGTCTCCCTGCCGTTCACCACCTACACGGTCTTGGCCGGGCTGCAGTCGGTGCCAGTGGACGTCCTCGAGGCGGCGCACGTCGACGGCGCACACTCGGCGCAGCGGTACTGGTTCATCGTCCTCCCGTTGCTGCGGCCTGCGATTGCGGTGGCTGCGCTCATCAACATCATCAACGTCTTCAACTCACTGCCCATCCTACGTGTGCTCCAGGCGACGCCCGGGTACCACGACGGTCACATCACGACGACGTTGATGTACGAGTACCAGGTACGGCTGGGCCCCGGCGTCTCGTCGGCTCTGTCGGTACTCAACTTCCTGTTCTGTCTTGTGATCATCGCCATTTACCTGGCGGTTGTCAGGCCCACGAAGGAGGTGGCCTGA